A section of the Agrococcus sp. SGAir0287 genome encodes:
- a CDS encoding glycosyltransferase family 2 protein, producing MTARASVIVRTRNRPLLLERALASIAGQTMRDLQVVVVNDGGDAARVEAQLEPVRDRLGDLRVVHHEASVGRPQAMLAGMALADAPAFVFHDDDDSWEPEFLERTLAHLDAHPEEVGVATRCTVVWEEVVDGEVRELRREVLSDGMTRVGFIATLTQNSTPPICLVLRRAAYDEAGGYDPTLDALADWELLLRVLRLGRIGLVEGPPLALWHRREHQQGHEGNSVHAEEHVHERFNETIRDDYLRRSLEDDARLGNALFVTALHDRTRADVAAVQQHLAAITAHLDARFDAQRAHLEVVGLEVAARHAEIEALRQEVVALRGMLEARSVRGRLAAGARRLGGAGRR from the coding sequence GTGACCGCACGAGCCTCCGTCATCGTGCGGACCCGCAACCGCCCGCTGCTCCTCGAGCGAGCGCTCGCGAGCATCGCGGGGCAGACGATGCGCGACCTGCAGGTGGTCGTGGTCAACGACGGCGGCGACGCGGCGCGCGTCGAGGCGCAGCTCGAGCCCGTGCGCGACCGACTCGGCGACCTGCGGGTGGTGCACCACGAGGCGTCCGTCGGTCGTCCGCAGGCGATGCTCGCGGGCATGGCGCTGGCCGACGCGCCCGCGTTCGTCTTCCACGACGACGACGACTCGTGGGAGCCGGAGTTCCTCGAGCGCACCCTCGCCCATCTCGACGCGCATCCCGAGGAGGTCGGCGTCGCGACGCGCTGCACCGTGGTGTGGGAGGAGGTCGTCGACGGCGAGGTGCGCGAGCTGCGTCGCGAGGTGCTCTCGGACGGCATGACGCGCGTCGGGTTCATCGCGACGCTCACGCAGAACTCCACCCCGCCCATCTGCCTCGTGCTGCGCCGAGCCGCGTACGACGAGGCGGGCGGCTACGACCCGACGCTCGACGCGCTCGCCGACTGGGAGCTGCTGCTGCGCGTGCTGCGCCTCGGCCGCATCGGGCTCGTGGAGGGGCCGCCCCTCGCGCTGTGGCATCGGCGCGAGCATCAGCAGGGTCACGAGGGCAACAGCGTGCACGCGGAGGAGCACGTGCACGAGCGCTTCAACGAGACCATCCGCGACGACTACCTGCGCCGCAGCCTCGAGGACGACGCTCGCCTCGGCAACGCGCTGTTCGTCACGGCGCTGCACGACCGCACGCGCGCCGACGTCGCCGCCGTGCAGCAGCACCTCGCGGCGATCACGGCGCACCTCGACGCCCGCTTCGACGCGCAGCGCGCCCACCTCGAGGTCGTGGGCCTCGAGGTCGCGGCGCGCCACGCCGAGATCGAGGCGCTCCGCCAGGAGGTCGTGGCGCTGCGCGGCATGCTCGAGGCGCGCTCCGTGCGCGGCCGCCTCGCCGCGGGTGCCCGCCGCCTCGGCGGCGCCGGCCGACGCTGA
- a CDS encoding rhamnan synthesis F family protein, giving the protein MHPATIELRAPFADASKRAILYLVYDEQGVVDEYIPHALRSLRPFADHILVIVNGALQDAGRALLEDVADDVLVRDNVGFDVWGYKEGLAHLGGRVDEFDEVILMNYTFFAPVRPFEPIFAAMDARDDIDFWGITDHGPVTPHPYHLRGTMPSHIQSHWIAVRRSILQSDDWRAYWDEMPEITSYADSITQHESRFTKHFDDLGYDYAVSFPHQDYGSVHPVFENAELLIQQGCPILKRRMFFHDPLYLDKEAIIVRWVVETACAEGFPEDLIWSNVVRAAQPRVLNTNASMLQVLPDQDVSYDPSSPPKVAATLHVFYDEMIDEMLDRIGHLPVPVDLYVTTTDEAKAERIRAAVALRSSDRIARSEVRVLASNRGRDLSGFFVGCRDVLTSGEYDLVVKIHSKKTVQAGYNAGHLFKRQQFENLLSSPGYAANMLALFQQQPTLGVVFPPMIHIGFPTAGRGWFTNYWKTAELMQDLGIEARLDDVSPLAPYGAMWVARPEALLKVTSREWTFEDYQSEAEHKDGSLAHLQERIVAYAAADAGYHVRTIANAEHVAISHTFMEYKLQAMSAYLPGYPYEQVHYLQHMGPGGDGSIIGAAKQIVRARHPKAAERLRPVYGVVRDTWRRLRRLPRRSS; this is encoded by the coding sequence GTGCACCCAGCGACCATCGAACTGCGAGCACCCTTCGCCGACGCCTCGAAGCGAGCGATCCTCTATCTCGTCTACGACGAGCAGGGCGTGGTCGACGAGTACATCCCGCATGCGCTCCGGTCGCTGCGGCCCTTCGCGGATCACATCCTCGTCATCGTGAACGGGGCGCTGCAGGACGCGGGACGCGCCCTGCTCGAGGACGTCGCCGACGACGTGCTCGTGCGCGACAACGTCGGCTTCGACGTGTGGGGATACAAGGAGGGGCTCGCGCACCTCGGCGGCCGCGTCGACGAGTTCGACGAGGTCATCCTCATGAACTACACGTTCTTCGCGCCCGTGCGACCCTTCGAGCCGATCTTCGCGGCCATGGACGCGCGCGACGACATCGACTTCTGGGGCATCACGGACCACGGGCCCGTGACGCCGCATCCCTACCATCTGCGCGGCACGATGCCCTCGCACATCCAGTCGCACTGGATCGCCGTGCGCCGAAGCATCCTGCAGAGCGACGACTGGCGCGCGTACTGGGACGAGATGCCCGAGATCACGTCGTACGCCGACTCGATCACGCAGCACGAGTCGCGCTTCACGAAGCACTTCGACGACCTCGGCTACGACTACGCCGTGTCGTTCCCGCACCAGGACTACGGCAGCGTGCACCCGGTGTTCGAGAACGCCGAGCTGCTCATCCAGCAGGGCTGCCCCATCCTCAAGCGGCGCATGTTCTTCCACGACCCGCTCTACCTCGACAAGGAGGCCATCATCGTGCGCTGGGTCGTCGAGACCGCGTGCGCCGAGGGCTTCCCCGAGGACCTCATCTGGTCCAACGTCGTCCGCGCCGCCCAGCCGCGCGTGCTCAACACGAACGCGTCGATGCTGCAGGTCCTGCCGGATCAGGACGTGTCGTACGACCCGTCGAGCCCGCCGAAGGTCGCCGCGACCCTGCACGTCTTCTACGACGAGATGATCGACGAGATGCTCGACCGCATCGGCCATCTGCCGGTGCCGGTCGACCTGTACGTCACGACGACCGACGAGGCGAAGGCGGAGCGCATCCGCGCCGCCGTCGCGCTGCGCTCCAGCGATCGGATCGCGAGGAGCGAGGTGCGCGTGCTCGCCTCGAACCGCGGTCGCGACCTGTCCGGCTTCTTCGTCGGATGCCGCGACGTCCTCACCTCCGGCGAGTACGACCTGGTCGTGAAGATCCACTCGAAGAAGACCGTGCAGGCGGGCTACAACGCCGGTCACCTCTTCAAGCGCCAGCAGTTCGAGAACCTGCTCTCGTCGCCGGGCTACGCGGCGAACATGCTCGCCCTCTTCCAGCAGCAGCCGACGCTCGGCGTCGTCTTCCCGCCCATGATCCACATCGGGTTCCCCACCGCGGGGCGCGGCTGGTTCACGAACTACTGGAAGACCGCCGAGCTCATGCAGGACCTCGGCATCGAGGCGAGGCTCGACGACGTCTCGCCGCTCGCGCCGTACGGCGCGATGTGGGTCGCACGACCCGAGGCGCTGCTCAAGGTCACGAGCCGCGAGTGGACGTTCGAGGACTACCAGAGCGAGGCCGAGCACAAGGACGGCAGCCTCGCGCACCTGCAGGAGCGCATCGTCGCGTACGCGGCGGCCGATGCCGGGTACCACGTGCGCACGATCGCGAACGCCGAGCACGTGGCGATCAGCCACACCTTCATGGAGTACAAGCTGCAGGCGATGAGCGCGTACCTGCCCGGCTACCCCTACGAGCAGGTGCACTACCTGCAGCACATGGGACCAGGCGGCGACGGCTCGATCATCGGCGCTGCGAAGCAGATCGTGCGCGCGCGCCACCCCAAGGCCGCCGAGCGGCTCCGCCCCGTCTACGGCGTCGTCCGTGACACGTGGCGGAGGCTGCGACGACTGCCCAGGAGGAGCAGCTGA